TGTTCCGCGAGGAAGGGTTCGGGCGCGCCGCCGTCATCGGCGAACTGCGCGCCGGGGACGGCATTACCGTCTCCGCGTGATCGATCTCCTTCAACGCGCGACATCGGCCGTCGCCCGCTGAAAGAGCCCTCATGCTCCAGGCGCGCACCGCCGTACTGTTCAATTTCGACTGGGACCAGCTGGGGTTCGCGCGCTGGAGTCATCTTTTTCCGTGCGACAGCGCGGGCTTCGACCTCTTCACGTTCCCCAGCAACGTCCACCTCGCGCGCTTCGACCT
This window of the Betaproteobacteria bacterium genome carries:
- a CDS encoding ATP-grasp domain-containing protein, which encodes MLQARTAVLFNFDWDQLGFARWSHLFPCDSAGFDLFTFPSNVHLARFDL